Below is a window of Colias croceus chromosome 15, ilColCroc2.1 DNA.
ACCCGCACTCGTCGATACACATACCGTCGATCATGAGCCAGCCCAACCAGCCGCCGAAACAACAGAAGATCAATAATAGGAATAGGTAAGTTGATACATTTTATTGGTGTTATGATGAAGTTGCGTTTTAGCATAGACTTAAAAAGAAAACTGTAGactataaaaaattttaattttttgtttgtttatgcTATTTCACAGATTTCAGACAAAGTAacttaagtatattaaatatttatttcaatatgcATATCCTGAAAGCACTACTACTTTTTCGACTGACCTTTTTATGACTTATTAACGTTTATAGGAACAGCTCAGCCAGCGGCAACACGGAGAGCAAAGCGATGCGCAGCGCGGCAACGCCGCCCGCGAGACATCGTGCAACGCCACCCGCACACCAGCCGCATGGTAAGATTCTTacttactattatttttaatttgtatattgtttgggaaaataataaacaaattaaaaatatttagaaattaaatacttttttacggattttaaacgcgatttattcattatgctctgttaaatttttttgtttttcacaTCTTTCGGTCTGCATATCGCAATTCTCCAATTAACTGTACCTAATTCCACAGTTGTGATTAAATCAAGCACGGGCTGCGGTTTAATTTACGTATATCACAATTTTCCATCTATATTGTACAATGTTCAACATTTCATTCTTCCTCTTAATTGTACCCTTTTTCGTGTCGTAATTTTCCACATAATTTTACCGTTTTCCACAGTTGTGTAatttttcacataattttAACGGTTCCCACAGTTGGTGGAAAATTATGTCATAGTAATTACGAACTTTGTTAtcacgattcgaaagtgcttctagaagatgTCTATTCCcttgaataaatgtttgagttttttgcTCTATAGGCGTGATGCAGTCGACGACGAGTGGCGGTGGGGGCGGGTACCAGGGCGGCTACCTCGGGTTccagcagcagcagcagtACCACGCGGGCTGGGCGCCGTCGTGCTCGCTCGCCAAGCTGCAGCAGATGGCCGACGCGCCGCAGCACCCGCCGCACACGCCGCCCGCGCAGGTTATATAACACTGGTCAACAATGATTTTGTTGCCCGGGATATGAAAGtggtttcgaataatttaatgcatgttatatataaaactattaatgGTTTTGGTAGATtggctctagttttttttaaatccttattttcttattagacTCTAAAACGCAGTATGGAATAAAAGggtttatttgtttaacatcatttatttattacaaagttttacttgttgttttgttttagtttttgattCATTAAAATGGAcataaaaatagagaaaaatcattaaaacttatgaaatagtactagaaaatatattttataagcttcTCTTCTATAGTTATTTTGGGGACAATCGTTTCTTAAGGACCATCAGCAACCTGCCATCAGTTGACGATCCCATGTACCTTGATAACTTTATTCCATAATTTTGGTTATTTTTGGATGCGTTCTTCCTGTTTCTTACAGAAATTTCCCAGATTTACTGAAAATATATCCAGGAGACTGTGGGGAAAGTGTAGCTTTATGTTCGTATCATCGCTCATAAAATATTGAGTTTTTCAACATCTGTTGCGCAATTTCTATATGGTTTGGTGctttaaatttacattaaatttaccAATACTATGCCTCTCCATAATTCACATTCAGCATaagttgttaattttgttaatttttcatCTTTTATCAATTTTCGACACGCCGGTCCTGTAGGGCCGTCGGGCCTTCTTCTTATACTTCTAGATTCCCTCAAAGGCCTTAAttcccatttttaataattattcccaATGCATTTGCTTTGTTTAATcccattaataaaaacatcaaggGAATTTGGTGTATCCACTTTGCTGACCATTGTGCTACTCGGTTTCTTAAACTCAATACAAACCGAACAATTgttgttcataaaaatgatttttttggaGAAACTATTAATTATCCTCATATTCTACAGTCAGTTTTATAGAATAGGGTTATGTCTGAGCGAAGAAATGTGTAGAAAACGTAATTCaccaaaaaaaatcaacactTGTTAGTAACCCGTATTCTAAAGAGCCGtaagaaaattaaacatatgaaaatccacttaaaaaaaaaaaaaaactagagccaattgaataattttaatgattacattCGCAAACTGGGtagttgaattatataaatctgtagaaataTCAAGGgcaacaacaaaaaattgtttttttgttgagctgtgtaatcttataatataaaaataaatcccaaaatgtgttggtaagcgcataactcgagaacggctgaaccgatttcgttgattctttttttataatatttcttgaagtacgaggatggttcttatggagagaaaacgtaaacatgtaccgcgggcgaagccggggcggaccactagtcttataatataaaaatgaatcccaaaatgtgttggtaagcgcataacttgagaacggcttaaccgattttgttaattctttttttataatattccttgaagttcgaggatggttcttatgtagagaatatgtagagaaaacgtgaatatgtaccacgggcggagccggggcggaccgctagtataatataaataaaaaacttgaGCGATGTCAAGGGACATCCGGATGGAACGAAGTGTTTAGttagagagagacagacagagaacCACGCGCACGGCGCACGGCTTACAACTCTAGCAAAAatttcgtaaaaaaaatttcCGTCTAGCCCTTTACCCCTTTCACAACGCGCGATAAGGAACTTTGTTCcaattataactagctgtgctctgcggttttacccgcattgatccgctcctgttggtcttagcgtgatgatatatagcctatagccttcctcgataaatgggcaatctaacaacgaaagaatttttcaaatcggaccggtAGTTGaaattagcgtgttcaaacaaactcttcagctttataatattagtatagattatactTGCTGTGCTCtgcagttttacccgcattgctccgctcctgttggtcttagcgtgatgatatatagcctatagccttcctcgataaatgggcaatctaacaacgaaagaatttttcaaatcggactggTAGTTGaaattagcgtgttcaaacaaactcttcagctttataatacagTAGAACCTCTATAAGTCGAATACCAAGGGAGACGCCAAAAAATTCGAGTTATAGAGTTTTCAACTTATGGAGGATTTCGACTTAGGCGGATTTTGATTCGACATAAAGAGTTTGAggtttattcttataaattttgaatttattgtcGGCAAGTTCTTAAAGTCGGTAACTTATTTTTGTTCGAACAATAGAGGTAATAAATTCCTAATGATCAAGTTGtaaaggttttaaaataaaacgttgcTATGTTCGACATACAGAggtcaaatttaatttttcgagttatagagtgaaaatatgtaccaaaATGGCTTGGAGGGACTCTGTGATTATTTCGACTAACAGAGGGTCAAGATTTCAAGAAATGGAGGTTTTGGTGTTTGAAGGGAAgggaacaaaacattttttcgaGATTTGGAGGTTTTTGACTTATCGAGGTTCGACTTAACGGGGTTCTActgtattagtatagattatactTGCTGTGCTCtgcagttttacccgcattgctccgctcctgttggtcttagcgtgatgatatatagcctatagccttcctcgataaatgggcaatctaacaacgaaagaatttttcaaatcggaccggtAGTTGaaattagcgtgttcaaacaaactcttcagctttataatataagtatagattatactagctgtgctctgcagttttacccgcattgctccgctcctgttggtcttagcgttaatatatagcctattaatagctttcctcgataaatgggctaaaGAATTCaaaaactgaaagaatttttctaatcagagtagctttataatatataggataggataggatagatagatagatgtacagtaaattaacaaaaatgtttttattctcATCTTCCAGTATGGACAGCAAGCCGGCACGCCTCCCAGTGGCCACTACCACGCGCCGAAGTACTATGCGCCGGCGCATAACCAACTCGACTCGCCGAGGAACACAAGAAACGCTACCAGTGAGTAtgcctttttatttattttgtttttttataattgtcaCGTTATGagttactagcttttcgcccgcggctttgcccgcaaTCAGAGGAAAACCCGCGTAGTTCCCGTTGCCGTCCTAAAAACtttcctatgtgttaatctaagTTAACCTCTATGAGTGCCAAATTTCACGAAAATCGGTTCAAAAGTTTTTTTCTTGAAGGAGCAACAAACAAAAAGCAAAAACATgcatacaaactttcgtatttataatattagtaggatatatgTGAGACAATTCATTTGAGTTTGACAGAGTACAGTTTATGTGAGTTAAAAAATGGAAgcacaaaaaaattgttatgtatGAATTgtctttttgtttatattttaatctttcAATAGACAAAATGCAGAtggaaaatttgaaattttagtaattttcCTTTGTTGTTGTCATAATATGCGAAAAAAGTATATGtaaatttgtttgaaatattataattaattatctgcATTTATGTGATGAATCATTTTTGCGTctttgttgttatttattcttatttatttattttatctcagATAAATTTGATATCCATATAGTTGTTAGTAAAATGGCCTAAtgaatttttatacttttgaCCTCCATCCAGACTGATGGGAAATGTCTACTTGAGTTAATCTGATTAGTAGGAGTCTATTCTTCATTCTttgcaataataatatgtttcaatACTTGCAGGCAACCTCAGCCAAATCCAACACGTGCCGATGGGGCCCGGCTCGCGCATGTCGCCGAACCTGAACACGCACCTCCTCAATCAATACAGTTTGAACGGCTACCGAGTGCCCCCACAGCAGCAGTTCAACAACCTGCCCGTGCAGATGATGAACGTACAACCAACTGTACAGTACCCAGCGCCAGATCCAAGGGCACAGCAACCTAATGTGTATGCCTATGCGGGATACATCAACCCTCCACCACCTCTGACCATGCAAACTTTAAATTCCACAATGCGTCGGTAGCCTCGACCGAAGACACAGTGCCGCAAGTGATAGTGCAGTGAGAGTGCAGAAATAGTGATTAAACTGTGTACCAGTGCTAAGGACGTTGTATTGGACGTTTGTTTTGGACGGTTTCGCGAAATTAAACTGCGTTGTGAATACTCATGCGGGAACTGATTGACTACGAGTGTTAAGTTATAGTACAAATAATGTTAGTGTAAATATGGAAACGTAACACCACTTGAGTTGCCTTGTCAGTGTTTCAGTTGGGAGAGGCAGCTTTTTGTTTGAGGGCGTATGTGTAAGGGGTGGGGCAAATTGCTGATAACACGAGCATGATTTTGTCATGACATGCTTCCGAATTTCGTCCAAATGTTTTTTAATCGTAATTGTAACTATgtattctgtttatttattatgtttaataataattttatcaatttactGTAgtgtaatgttatattaattttgggCAACTTGCTTAGGTTTTTGTTATGGATTGATCACTACAATTTGGCCCCATCCCAACTCGCACcaatgttagtaaaaataatgtgtatGTAGATTCTCTCTGAGGAAACTGACGAAATGTTGAGAAAAGTACAAAattactgaataaaaatgtatttaaagacttattttgtatttgtacGGTCAATGAAATGTagcataataattgtatagtGCAATAAAGTGTGGAAACAATTGCAATTTTTATCCGTTTACAGTTTAGATATCGGCACATGAACTGTGATAATCTTTTGATCGGACA
It encodes the following:
- the LOC123697846 gene encoding uncharacterized protein LOC123697846, which encodes MGPGSRMSPNLNTHLLNQYSLNGYRVPPQQQFNNLPVQMMNVQPTVQYPAPDPRAQQPNVYAYAGYINPPPPLTMQTLNSTMRR